GTACCAAACCTGATTTGTCCATCCTGGGAAAATTGCTCGAGGCCTGAGAGTGTCCCAAGTCTTGGAGGTGGAGAAAGTTGCTAGATCCTCTGTTCCAACTCGCCAAAGGAAAGTATCCGGGGTTGTggaaagtgaatatatataccCTGTCATAAATTCTTCCGTGAATATATATACCCTGTCATAAATTTTATACGTTcttaaaaaaactttacaaatcAATCTTTTCAGAGACATGTTCGACTGCTTAACTAACAAAGAAACACATATTAAAAGACGATTCGGATATGAAAACAGTTGTTATAGGCTTTATAGCTCGACAACTCGTAGGGGCAAACGTCTCAGTCGGTAtcgttttgttttaaaatccTGTGAGTTAGAATTTACAATGGGTGGGGACGGGGTTGATCGTTGTGAATGCGAGATTGCGAGATATggtgtcagaaaaaaaaaacaataataggAGTCAAACAAGTTCAGTTAAGTAGCACGAAACCACTCTGAATAGAATGATTTTACTGATATACAACTGGACTGATCGAATACATAAGTGCGAAgaattcaaaagaaagaaagatatattaACGAGTGGtaaactaaacatatatatgaaattataacatCACTGATACactgagacaaaaaaaagaagaagtaaaaaaaaaagacaacacaGATATGGTGATGACAAGGTTAAAGTAAAACAAATGACATGTCTTCTCACTTCGAGAGACACATAGCAATAGATAATAGACAACACACCAccaataaatttttaaagaaaaatcaaactcagATTAACGAGAGGTTGGGATACTTTGCGACGCGCCTAGACAAGAACACCGTGCACCCATCCTTGGGCGATATCGTGGGGCAGTACACGATGTCATCGCAGCCGTCCGATTGAAGCCTcttgaaatcaaacaaagacGAGAACATTGCGATGAAGAGCACCAAGTGGTTCAACGCGTAACGCTGCCCCACGCATTGGTGAGGCCCCCATCCAAAAGCTAGGAAGTTGCGTTTGAACACCTGGTCCTCTTGCCTTGTCTCGCTAAACCGGTCGGGGTCGAACCGTTCCGGTTCAGTAAACCCTTGAAACGAAGAGNGTTGTTGTGATATATGTTGTTTCGCTCTAACCAGATTGCATAAAGAGTGGTCTGTGCAGTCAACCTTCGGAGGCATCGTGGAGCAGTGCTATCTTTAAGATCCAACCAAACCGAGAAGGCTTCCCAAGTGTGGAACGTGAAAGGTCTGTACCCGAGACGACGATTGACAGTTGTCCAAAGCGTTTCACTGAAATGGCATCTTAGGAAAAGGTGGTCACGAGTCTCCAAAGCAAGACCACATATACAACAATTAGGGTCAATCTGTAAACCCCATCGCAGCAAACGTGATCTTGTGGAAAGTCTGTCCTGTTGCATCAACCAGAAGAGGAAAGCATGCCTAGGAATAGCTCCTTTGTACCAAACCTGATTTGTCCATCCTGGGAAAATTGCTCGAGGCCTGAGAGTGTCCCAAGTCTTGGAGGTGGAGAAAGTTGCTAGATCCTCTGTTCCAACTCGCCAAAGGAAAGTATCCGGGGTTGTggaaagtgaatatatataccCTGTCATAAATTCTTCCGTGAATATATATACCCTGTCATAAATTTTATACGTTcttaaaaaaactttacaaatcAATCTTTTCAGAGACATGTTCGACTGCTTAACTAACAAAGAAACACATATTAAAAGACGATTCGGATATGAAAACAGTTGTTATAGGCTTTATAGCTCGACAACTCGTAGGGGCAAACGTCTCAGTCGGTAtcgttttgttttaaaatccTGTGAGTTAGAATTTACAATGGGTGGGGACGGGGTTGATCGTTGTGAATGCGAGATTGCGAGATATggtgtcagaaaaaaaaaacaataataggAGTCAAACAAGTTCAGTTAAGTAGCACGAAACCACTCTGAATAGAATGATTTTACTGATATACAACTGGACTGATCGAATACATAAGTGCGAAgaattcaaaagaaagaaagatatattaACGAGTGGtaaactaaacatatatatgaaattataacatCACTGATACactgagacaaaaaaaagaagaagtaaaaaaaaaagacaacacaGATATGGTGATGACAAGGTTAAAGTAAAACAAATGACATGTCTTCTCACTTCGAGAGACACATAGCAATAGATAATAGACAACACACCAccaataaatttttaaagaaaaatcaaactcagATTAACGAGAGGTTGGGATACTTTGCGACGCGCCTAGACAAGAACACCGTGCACCCATCCTTGGGCGATATCGTGGGGCAGTACACGATGTCATCGCAGCCGTCCGATTGAAGCCTcttgaaatcaaacaaagacGAGAACATTGCGATGAAGAGCACCAAGTGGTTCAACGCGTAACGCTGCCCCACGCATTGGTGAGGCCCCCATCCAAAAGCTAGGAAGTTGCGTTTGAACACCTGGTCCTCTTGCCTTGTCTCGCTAAACCGGTCGGGGTCGAACCGTTCCGGTTCAGTAAACCCTTGAAACGAAGAGTCAAAAAGGGAAGGTAAGACAATTGCTCCTTTCGGGATAGTGTACGATTCCGTGAGAGGGAAGTCTGTGGCAGCGACGTGCGGGACCATAGTTGCCGGAGGCCTATATCTCACAACCTCACGAGCCACGGAGCGCGTGTATTTCATCTCCGCGAGCTGATCGACGGTGATCAACGCGTTGGATTCAGGCGACCAGATCTTGGCCACTTCCTCTCTTACTCTGTTCAGCACTTCCGGATCCGACTCAAGAAGCGTCACTGCCCATAGTAGTGATGACGTGGATGCGTCTTGCGCGGCAAAGAGAAAGTCAAAGAGCAAACTGCCGATATCTTTGTCTCCGGAGTGCGGTGGCGGCGGACTCTCCCCGACGATGGCCTGCATCCAGAAATCGATTAGACATGTTGGTTTTTCTCCTGCAGCCATCCGCACTTTTGATTTTCCGGCGCAAGTGGCGAGCGTCTCCTCTAGCCTCGTTACCGCCCGGCGAGCCTCACTGAACGCGAAGCCAGGGAGGTCGAATGGTAGCGCCATAGCTCCGAGATTGAAAAGATTGTAATCTATACGGAACCTGTTTGTGGCTTCCTTATCAAGGTAGGTTCCAACGAAAACCGTCTGTGAAGTCTCGAGGTTTAATTNCTGTTGCATCAACCAGAAGAGGAAAGTATGCCTAGGAATAGCTCCTTTGTACCAAACCTGATTTGTCCATCCTGGGAAAATTGCTCGAGGCCTGAGAGTGTCCCAAGTCTTGGAGGTGGAGAAAGTTGCTAGATCCTCTGTTCCAACTCGCCAAAGGAAAGTATCCGGGGTTGTggaaagtgaatatatataccCTGTCATAAATTCTTCCGTGAATATATATACCCTGTCATAAATTTTATACGTTcttaaaaaaactttacaaatcAATCTTTTCAGAGACATGTTCGACTGCTTAACTAACAAAGAAACACATATTAAAAGACGATTCGGATATGAAAACAGTTGTTATAGGCTTTATAGCTCGACAACTCGTAGGGGCAAACGTCTCAGTCGGTAtcgttttgttttaaaatccTGTGAGTTAGAATTTACAATGGGTGGGGACGGGGTTGATCGTTGTGAATGCGAGATTGCGAGATATggtgtcagaaaaaaaaaacaataataggAGTCAAACAAGTTCAGTTAAGTAGCACGAAACCACTCTGAATAGAATGATTTTACTGATATACAACTGGACTGATCGAATACATAAGTGCGAAgaattcaaaagaaagaaagatatattaACGAGTGGtaaactaaacatatatatgaaattataacatCACTGATACactgagacaaaaaaaagaagaagtaaaaaaaaaagacaacacaGATATGGTGATGACAAGGTTAAAGTAAAACAAATGACATGTCTTCTCACTTCGAGAGACACATAGCAATAGATAATAGACAACACACCAccaataaatttttaaagaaaaatcaaactcagATTAACGAGAGGTTGGGATACTTTGCGACGCGCCTAGACAAGAACACCGTGCACCCATCCTTGGGCGATATCGTGGGGCAGTACACGATGTCATCGCAGCCGTCCGATTGAAGCCTcttgaaatcaaacaaagacGAGAACATTGCGATGAAGAGCACCAAGTGGTTCAACGCGTAACGCTGCCCCACGCATTGGTGAGGCCCCCATCCAAAAGCTAGGAAGTTGCGTTTGAACACCTGGTCCTCTTGCCTTGTCTCGCTAAACCGGTCGGGGTCGAACCGTTCCGGTTCAGTAAACCCTTGAAACGAAGAGTCAAAAAGGGAAGGTAAGACAATTGCTCCTTTCGGGATAGTGTACGATTCCGTGAGAGGGAAGTCTGTGGCAGCGACGTGCGGGACCATAGTTGCCGGAGGCCTATATCTCACAACCTCACGAGCCACGGAGCGCGTGTATTTCATCTCCGCGAGCTGATCGACGGTGATCAACGCGTTGGATTCAGGCGACCAGATCTTGGCCACTTCCTCTCTTACTCTGTTCAGCACTTCCGGATCCGACTCAAGAAGCGTCACTGCCCATAGTAGTGATGACGTGGATGCGTCTTGCGCGGCAAAGAGAAAGTCAAAGAGCAAACTGCCGATATCTTTGTCTCCGGAGTGCGGTGGCGGCGGACTCTCCCCGACGATGGCCTGCATCCAGAAATCGATTAGACATGTTGGTTTTTCTCCTGCAGCCATCCGCACTTTTGATTTTCCGGCGCAAGTGGCGAGCGTCTCCTCTAGCCTCGTTACCGCCCGGCGAGCCTCACTGAACGCGAAGCCAGGGAGGTCGAATGGTAGCGCCATAGCTCCGAGATTGAAAAGATTGTAATCTATACGGAACCTGTTTGTGGCTTCCTTATCAAGGTAGGTTCCAACGAAAACCGTCTGTGAAGTCTCGAGGTTTAATTCACGGACAAGTTGTCGCAGCGACACCGGACGAGATCCTCCAGATGTACTCTCCTCCCATCGCTGTAGATGACGTAGGATAACTAATTGCTGGACGGCAGAGTAGGTCGAGAGTGCCTTGGGGATGAAGTTAGGAGCGATCCGACGGCGAACGGACTTGTGATCTTCACCGAACATGTAAATGAGGTTGTGTTCACCGAAGAGCTTCTTTCCAAAAGGATGTCCGATAAGGTGGAAGGCATCAGGACGAACGTTTGCGAAGATTTGATGAGACAGCTCAGTGTCTTTGATATAGACAATGAATTTTCCGATGAGGTAGTTGGCGGAGAGGCCTGAGATGCCTGCCGCGGCGGATTGCTTGTCCCAGAAGGAAGTAGGGTCACGGACTAGTGAAACGACGTTTCCGATGATCGGAGGGACAAAGAGAGGGCCAGGGAGGTTGCGTTTCTTGAGAAGGTAAGAAAGTTGCtcaaggagaaggaagagaagtaATGCTGAGACGACGTATGGTGCGAGAGAAGCAaatagagaaacagagaaaaccaTATTGTCTTGTTCCTGTAATAGTTAAAACTTCTATTAATGGGGTTCTGGCTCTGTATTTGATTGAGTTTTTGAGTATATAAATGgaaataattgaataaaaagaagaagagggtttTGCTTTGTTGTCTTGATGACTGGTTTTTGTCTCTCTTGGTGTTCCCTTCTTTGTTTGGTGGGTTTTGCAGAATTTTCTAAGGTTTTTGGGAGCTGTTTGCAAATTGCAATGGTATTGGGACAAGAAGAATATCTTGTCTATGTgaaagatagaaagagagagacgcaTATAATGAATTGACCATGAGCTGTTGTTGAAGATCAGTTTTATAAAGAAGTTAAATTCTAATTAGTTGGTTAGTTGTAATTAATACTAGCatattaagtttaaaaaaaaaaaaaaaaaatctagccGGCATTGTAAAAAGAGGACTCTTGTATAACATagtgaaaaaagagaaaaattatgTAACTGAAAATTTGTATGTTGACTTGACGATTCTAAGACATCACTGTCAAATAGATACTGTTCCTTGGATAAATTTTGATGTTATCTCAATAGATGACTTTGGTTTTCAACTCCCAaatgaattgtttgtttttaattattaacagCTCTTTGACCTTAAAAGGAATAGTTTGGGCAGAAGCTCATACCTATCAACCTGATTTCCtctaaatcatcaaaagatcattaacaaatcaaAGTTGAAATAATTTAATGATATTAACGCTTTCCGGTTAGTTAAAATTCCTTTTTGATAAAAAGCTTACATATTCTGAAATGTTCTAAATATTATCTTGTTAAGCTTCAATCATGTCCGAATATTATATAATGCGATGCGCGTGCCCATCACAACATCTTATTTTAAAGCTTTTCATGTATAACGACGTCTTAAGTTGCGTATAGCGCAATTCAAGTGAGTTTTTAATTCTAGTccaatatatgtataaatgtCTAGCTTTTCTAATGCACGTACACAGCGAATAATCGAGATTCTGATTAGAAGATGaaacttaaaataataaaataatgtcaCCCTAACTCGGTAGATTGCAtatcatgaaaacaaaaaaaaaattaaatagtttattacATTTAAAGAGAGTAATATATCTGTTATAACATGTATACTTTTCAATATCCAAACAGTGAGATAAACACAATGAATATAATTATGTTTGGCCgaaactaatatgttttgaattGAGATAAACACAAACTATCTAAATAGATAAGCATGAGTAATGTCGTATAAA
The Camelina sativa cultivar DH55 chromosome 6, Cs, whole genome shotgun sequence genome window above contains:
- the LOC104699233 gene encoding cytochrome P450 710A1-like — protein: MTGYIYSLSTTPDTFLWRVGTEDLATFSTSKTWDTLRPRAIFPGWTNQVWYKGAIPRHTFLFWLMQQXLNLETSQTVFVGTYLDKEATNRFRIDYNLFNLGAMALPFDLPGFAFSEARRAVTRLEETLATCAGKSKVRMAAGEKPTCLIDFWMQAIVGESPPPPHSGDKDIGSLLFDFLFAAQDASTSSLLWAVTLLESDPEVLNRVREEVAKIWSPESNALITVDQLAEMKYTRSVAREVVRYRPPATMVPHVAATDFPLTESYTIPKGAIVLPSLFDSSFQGFTEPERFDPDRFSETRQEDQVFKRNFLAFGWGPHQCVGQRYALNHLVLFIAMFSSLFDFKRLQSDGCDDIVYCPTISPKDGCTVFLSRRVAKYPNLSLI
- the LOC104792203 gene encoding cytochrome P450 710A1-like translates to MVFSVSLFASLAPYVVSALLLFLLLEQLSYLLKKRNLPGPLFVPPIIGNVVSLVRDPTSFWDKQSAAAGISGLSANYLIGKFIVYIKDTELSHQIFANVRPDAFHLIGHPFGKKLFGEHNLIYMFGEDHKSVRRRIAPNFIPKALSTYSAVQQLVILRHLQRWEESTSGGSRPVSLRQLVRELNLETSQTVFVGTYLDKEATNRFRIDYNLFNLGAMALPFDLPGFAFSEARRAVTRLEETLATCAGKSKVRMAAGEKPTCLIDFWMQAIVGESPPPPHSGDKDIGSLLFDFLFAAQDASTSSLLWAVTLLESDPEVLNRVREEVAKIWSPESNALITVDQLAEMKYTRSVAREVVRYRPPATMVPHVAATDFPLTESYTIPKGAIVLPSLFDSSFQGFTEPERFDPDRFSETRQEDQVFKRNFLAFGWGPHQCVGQRYALNHLVLFIAMFSSLFDFKRLQSDGCDDIVYCPTISPKDGCTVFLSRRVAKYPNLSLI